A genomic segment from Klebsiella africana encodes:
- a CDS encoding LysR family transcriptional regulator translates to MMNEPWQRLPALSLKQLQYFVTLAQLRHFTDTASRLAISQPALSSALRQIETVLGGKLVNRTASAVTLTELGAAILPHAQRILSVAQAAFFDMQQIVEAGGDGTVRIGLVPSVSSLLFPLLPQTLAQAFPRLRIEFHDQTNDALIQALLRGEIDFGIGAIDSSLPAELLVYPLREDPFVAVLHRDDPLAAQAHLPWKQLVGRDIAVFSKGNIQRLVAALVESHRLTLTTRYQVDYIETLYGLVRSRLAVAILPALYTTHLQDPALKVAQLQQPALTRTVALMRGPQALPPLIEACFSLLQAELR, encoded by the coding sequence ATGATGAACGAACCCTGGCAGCGTCTGCCCGCGCTCTCTCTTAAACAGCTTCAGTATTTCGTCACCCTGGCCCAGCTGCGCCATTTTACCGATACCGCCAGTCGGCTGGCGATTAGTCAGCCGGCGCTGAGCAGCGCGCTGCGGCAGATTGAAACGGTACTCGGCGGCAAGCTGGTCAACCGCACCGCTTCGGCGGTTACCCTGACTGAACTGGGGGCGGCGATTCTACCCCATGCCCAGCGGATCCTCAGCGTGGCGCAGGCGGCCTTTTTCGATATGCAGCAGATCGTCGAGGCAGGCGGCGACGGGACGGTACGCATCGGTCTGGTGCCGTCGGTCAGTTCGCTGCTGTTTCCGCTGTTGCCGCAGACTTTGGCCCAGGCCTTTCCGCGTCTGCGCATTGAATTTCACGATCAGACCAACGATGCGCTTATCCAGGCGCTGCTGCGCGGCGAGATTGATTTTGGTATTGGGGCGATCGACAGCTCACTGCCTGCTGAACTGCTGGTCTATCCGCTGCGCGAAGATCCCTTCGTGGCGGTGCTGCACCGTGACGATCCGCTGGCCGCGCAGGCGCACTTGCCGTGGAAACAGCTGGTGGGGCGGGATATTGCCGTGTTCTCGAAAGGTAATATTCAGCGGCTGGTGGCGGCATTAGTCGAGAGCCACCGCCTGACGCTGACCACGCGCTATCAGGTCGACTATATCGAAACCCTGTATGGCCTGGTGCGCTCGCGCTTAGCGGTGGCGATTCTGCCGGCGCTGTACACCACCCATCTGCAGGACCCGGCGCTCAAGGTCGCCCAGCTGCAGCAGCCGGCGCTCACCCGCACAGTGGCCCTGATGCGCGGCCCGCAGGCGCTGCCCCCGCTTATCGAAGCCTGTTTTTCCCTGCTGCAGGCCGAATTGCGCTAG
- the thiM gene encoding hydroxyethylthiazole kinase yields MPELLNPAPVAHLRHLLRAHSPLVHCMTNDVVQTFTANVLLAVGASPAMVIDPREAAQFAAIADALLINVGTLTEDRAVAMRAAVEHARQAGKPWTLDPVAVGALTVRTAFCHELLALQPAAIRGNASEILALAGMSAGGRGVDTTDTAAAALPAAQALARQLTTIVAVTGEVDYVTDGERVLSVAGGNPLMTRVVGTGCALSAVVAASAALPGDRLENVAAACGLMKQAGEIAARQGGPGSFIPAFLNALYQEVQE; encoded by the coding sequence ATGCCTGAGCTGTTGAATCCCGCGCCTGTCGCGCACCTGCGCCATCTGCTGCGCGCCCATTCCCCCCTTGTGCACTGCATGACCAATGACGTGGTGCAGACCTTTACCGCCAATGTTCTGCTGGCCGTTGGCGCCTCGCCGGCGATGGTCATCGATCCCCGCGAAGCGGCGCAGTTTGCCGCTATCGCCGATGCGCTGTTAATTAACGTCGGTACCCTGACTGAAGATCGTGCCGTGGCGATGCGCGCCGCGGTGGAGCACGCCCGTCAGGCCGGCAAGCCCTGGACGCTGGATCCGGTGGCGGTCGGCGCCCTGACCGTGCGCACGGCCTTTTGTCATGAGCTGCTGGCCCTCCAGCCGGCGGCCATTCGCGGCAATGCTTCTGAAATTCTGGCGCTGGCCGGGATGAGCGCCGGCGGGCGCGGGGTGGATACCACCGATACGGCCGCCGCGGCGCTGCCGGCGGCCCAGGCGCTGGCCCGCCAGTTGACCACCATTGTGGCGGTTACCGGCGAGGTGGATTACGTCACCGACGGCGAGCGGGTGCTCAGCGTGGCGGGGGGCAATCCGCTGATGACCCGGGTGGTGGGCACCGGCTGCGCGCTGTCGGCGGTGGTGGCGGCGAGCGCGGCGCTGCCGGGAGACCGGCTGGAAAACGTGGCCGCCGCCTGCGGGCTGATGAAGCAGGCCGGGGAGATCGCCGCCCGTCAGGGAGGCCCAGGCAGCTTTATTCCGGCGTTTCTCAACGCGCTGTATCAGGAGGTGCAGGAATGA
- a CDS encoding adenine deaminase, with translation MSSNAQVRRRAVQAARGESPFDLLLVDAQIVDMATGEIRPADVGIVGEMIASVHPRGSREDAHEVCSLAGGYLSPGLMDTHVHLESSHLPPERYAEIVLAQGTTAVFWDPHELANVLGVAGVRYAVDASRHLPLQVMVAAPSSVPSTPGLEMSGADFAGAEMETMLGWPEVRGVAEVMDMHGVLHGSERMQEIVQAGLNSGKLIEGHARGLSGADLQAYLAAGVTSDHELTSADDALEKLRAGLTIEIRGSHPYLLPDIVAALKTLPHLSSQITVCTDDVPPDMLLEKGGIIALLNLLIEHGLPAVDALRFATLNAAIRLQRHDLGLIAAGRRADLVVFDSLEKLVAREVYVGGKLLARAGNLLTPIAPATGVTPPRDTLQIDPLRADDFVLRVQGIRHGVARLRHIRGARFTQWGEVEVQVRDGKVQLPAGFSLIWVKHRHGRHQATPQIALLEGWGELRGAIATSYSHDSHNLVVLGRDAEDMALAANQLIASGGGMALAQQGEILAHVAMPIAGMLSDLPAAELARQFRELRDLSSQVADWEPPYRVFKAIEGTCLACNAGPHLTDLGLTDGGSRQIVDPLIACREIPEPTDHNNNPQGA, from the coding sequence ATGTCCAGCAATGCTCAAGTCCGCCGTCGCGCCGTGCAGGCCGCGCGTGGTGAATCCCCGTTTGATCTGCTGCTGGTCGATGCGCAGATCGTCGATATGGCCACGGGCGAAATTCGCCCCGCTGACGTCGGTATCGTCGGCGAGATGATCGCCAGCGTCCACCCGCGCGGCAGTCGCGAAGACGCCCATGAAGTGTGTTCCCTGGCCGGTGGCTACCTGTCGCCCGGTCTGATGGACACCCACGTGCATCTCGAAAGCTCGCACCTGCCGCCGGAGCGCTACGCGGAAATCGTCCTCGCCCAGGGCACCACCGCGGTGTTCTGGGATCCGCATGAGCTGGCCAACGTCCTCGGCGTCGCTGGCGTGCGCTACGCGGTTGACGCCAGTCGCCATCTGCCGCTGCAGGTGATGGTCGCCGCGCCGTCGAGCGTCCCCTCTACGCCGGGTCTCGAAATGTCCGGCGCCGATTTCGCCGGCGCGGAAATGGAGACCATGCTCGGCTGGCCAGAAGTGCGCGGCGTGGCGGAGGTGATGGATATGCACGGCGTGCTGCACGGTAGCGAGCGGATGCAGGAGATTGTCCAGGCTGGTCTTAACAGCGGCAAACTGATTGAAGGCCACGCCCGCGGCCTGAGCGGCGCTGACCTGCAGGCCTACCTCGCCGCCGGCGTTACTTCCGATCATGAACTGACCTCGGCGGACGATGCGCTGGAAAAACTGCGCGCCGGGCTGACAATCGAGATCCGCGGCTCGCACCCCTATCTGCTGCCGGATATCGTCGCGGCGTTGAAAACGCTGCCGCACCTCTCCTCGCAAATCACCGTCTGCACCGATGACGTGCCGCCGGATATGCTGCTGGAGAAAGGCGGCATCATCGCCCTGCTAAATCTGCTGATCGAGCACGGTTTACCGGCGGTCGATGCGCTGCGATTCGCCACCCTCAACGCCGCTATTCGTCTGCAGCGCCACGATCTCGGGCTGATTGCCGCCGGGCGGCGCGCCGATCTGGTGGTGTTTGATTCCCTGGAGAAACTGGTGGCCCGCGAAGTCTACGTAGGCGGTAAACTGCTGGCCCGCGCGGGCAACCTGCTGACACCGATCGCGCCCGCCACGGGCGTCACGCCGCCGCGCGATACTTTGCAGATCGACCCCCTCCGCGCCGATGACTTTGTTCTGCGCGTCCAGGGCATTCGCCACGGCGTCGCCCGCCTGCGCCATATCCGCGGCGCGCGCTTCACCCAGTGGGGCGAAGTGGAAGTACAGGTTCGTGACGGGAAAGTCCAGCTGCCCGCCGGCTTCAGCCTGATCTGGGTTAAGCACCGCCATGGCCGCCACCAGGCGACGCCGCAAATCGCCCTGCTCGAAGGCTGGGGCGAGCTGCGTGGCGCCATCGCCACCAGCTACTCCCACGACTCGCACAATCTGGTAGTGCTCGGGCGCGATGCTGAAGATATGGCGCTGGCGGCAAACCAGCTTATCGCCTCCGGCGGCGGGATGGCGCTGGCGCAACAGGGCGAGATCCTCGCCCATGTGGCGATGCCGATTGCCGGCATGCTGTCGGATCTTCCGGCCGCCGAGCTGGCGCGTCAGTTCCGCGAGCTGCGCGATCTGAGCAGCCAAGTCGCCGACTGGGAGCCGCCGTACCGGGTCTTCAAGGCCATTGAAGGCACCTGCCTTGCCTGTAACGCCGGGCCGCATTTAACCGATTTGGGTCTGACCGACGGCGGCAGCCGCCAGATTGTCGACCCGTTGATAGCCTGCCGGGAGATCCCGGAGCCAACCGATCACAACAATAATCCTCAGGGAGCCTGA
- a CDS encoding LysR family transcriptional regulator: MFRLEDLTLFVRAAALGSFSDAARESGQQPAQVSAAIKRLETILNIRLFARSTRSLRLTPEGETWLPYATQMLDTLEAGLQKIQTPDDEIRGMLQIAVPSDLGRNLLLTLFRDFRQRHPALRLRLLFSDQLTDVFKDPVDVAFRYGNNDDASFISLPVAPENRRVLVASPEWIARHGEPQTLEELSQHNALIYILRGRPFDRWSLSLDGVVQQQKVSGTVMSDDAEVIRRLAVAGEGIAYKSMLDVSDDLRAGRLRRLLPRYQGDVVPLNLICPHRKQLSAAVRLLYEEVKSHCEGLNA; the protein is encoded by the coding sequence ATGTTCAGGCTGGAAGATCTGACCTTATTTGTCCGCGCCGCAGCGCTGGGCAGTTTTAGCGACGCCGCGCGCGAGTCCGGGCAGCAGCCGGCGCAGGTGAGCGCGGCGATTAAACGTCTGGAGACGATCCTCAATATTCGCTTATTTGCCCGTTCTACCCGCAGCCTGCGCCTGACGCCGGAGGGGGAGACGTGGCTGCCCTATGCCACCCAGATGCTCGATACCCTCGAGGCCGGTCTGCAGAAGATCCAGACCCCGGACGATGAAATTCGCGGTATGTTGCAGATTGCCGTGCCGTCGGACCTCGGGCGTAACCTGCTCCTGACCCTGTTTCGTGATTTCCGCCAACGCCACCCGGCGCTGCGTCTGCGGCTGCTCTTTTCCGACCAGCTGACCGACGTGTTTAAAGATCCGGTGGACGTCGCGTTTCGCTATGGCAATAACGACGATGCCTCGTTTATCTCGCTGCCGGTGGCGCCGGAAAATCGTCGGGTGCTGGTGGCCTCGCCTGAGTGGATCGCCCGTCACGGCGAGCCGCAGACCCTCGAGGAGCTCAGCCAGCACAATGCGTTGATCTATATTTTGCGCGGCCGTCCGTTCGACCGCTGGTCGCTGAGCCTCGACGGCGTGGTTCAGCAGCAGAAGGTTTCCGGCACGGTGATGAGCGACGACGCCGAGGTGATCCGTCGGCTGGCGGTGGCCGGGGAGGGCATAGCCTATAAATCGATGCTCGACGTCAGCGACGATCTGCGGGCGGGGCGCCTGCGGCGCCTGCTGCCGCGTTATCAGGGGGATGTGGTGCCGTTGAATCTGATTTGTCCGCACCGCAAACAGCTCTCTGCCGCGGTGCGTTTGTTATATGAAGAGGTGAAATCACATTGTGAAGGGCTTAATGCCTGA
- a CDS encoding universal stress protein, with product MAVYHHALVLINSSQDGVPLLQHAARMAEENGMRITIAHISTDYRALNYVSDSLRDDQVSQEVIQARALLNELACTVSLPVDTLSLVTTRRFEDVETCVRQRQIDLIIAGHHNRLLGVLSSHSLEYINHLTVDVLIKHLP from the coding sequence ATGGCCGTTTATCACCATGCGCTGGTACTGATTAACAGCAGCCAGGACGGCGTCCCGCTGCTCCAGCATGCCGCCAGAATGGCAGAAGAGAACGGCATGCGCATCACCATCGCCCACATCAGCACCGACTACCGGGCGCTGAACTATGTTTCCGACAGCCTGCGCGACGATCAGGTTTCACAGGAGGTGATCCAGGCCAGGGCCCTGCTCAACGAGCTGGCCTGCACTGTCTCCCTGCCGGTGGATACCCTCTCGCTGGTGACTACCCGCCGCTTCGAAGACGTCGAAACCTGCGTTCGACAGCGGCAGATCGATTTAATTATTGCCGGGCACCATAACCGGCTGCTGGGCGTCCTTTCCTCACACTCTCTGGAGTACATCAATCACTTAACCGTAGACGTGCTGATCAAGCACCTGCCCTAG
- a CDS encoding NCS2 family permease, with the protein MADNTFHSSAHANWLERRFALRARGGTLRTECLAGITGFLAAAYLLVVIPGLLAIGGMDKGAATTGTILVFVVGSLLMAFYANLPFIVGPGIGGSVLVGVTLAGSEGIGWQTGLGIACWSGILFFLLTRFGLREVVTRSVPQSIKLGLTASIGLFVAVLGFRNAGLVLANAKTNALMLGDFLAPGALVALCGLFLAIALQARKVPGAILWAILCATLVGIPFGVTKLPTHFIDAPHSLAPVLGQVDLLGALNIAFLPFLFVFFASEFFSTMGTTLAVGGEAGLLDEEGNMPQINRPFMVDSIAAALGPWVGIPAATALIESSAAAEAGGKTGLTALSAAVMFLLMLLFTPVALMIPKEATAPALILIGLNMFSGLRKVDLGNFTDGLPVLMMVMITLIANSFGTGIAGGLLFYIVIKAIAGKWREIPIGLWVLAVPLVYYFATLVRH; encoded by the coding sequence ATGGCCGATAACACATTTCACTCTTCCGCCCACGCTAACTGGCTGGAGCGCCGCTTTGCGCTGCGCGCTCGCGGCGGCACGCTACGCACCGAATGCCTGGCCGGGATCACCGGCTTTCTCGCCGCCGCCTATTTACTGGTGGTTATTCCGGGGCTGCTGGCGATCGGCGGGATGGACAAAGGCGCCGCCACCACCGGCACCATTCTGGTCTTCGTCGTCGGCTCGCTGCTGATGGCGTTTTATGCCAACCTGCCGTTTATCGTCGGCCCGGGGATAGGCGGCTCGGTGCTGGTGGGGGTGACGCTGGCCGGTAGCGAAGGGATTGGCTGGCAGACTGGCCTCGGGATTGCCTGCTGGTCGGGGATCCTCTTCTTCCTGCTGACCCGCTTTGGCCTGCGCGAAGTGGTCACCCGCTCGGTGCCGCAGTCGATCAAGTTGGGGTTGACGGCCTCCATCGGCCTGTTTGTCGCCGTCCTCGGCTTTCGCAATGCCGGGCTGGTGTTGGCGAATGCGAAAACCAACGCGCTGATGCTCGGCGACTTTCTCGCCCCCGGCGCGCTGGTGGCGCTGTGCGGCCTGTTCCTGGCGATAGCCCTACAGGCGCGTAAGGTACCGGGCGCCATTTTGTGGGCCATTCTGTGCGCTACCCTGGTGGGGATCCCGTTCGGCGTGACTAAACTGCCGACGCATTTTATCGATGCCCCCCACTCGCTGGCGCCGGTGCTGGGACAGGTTGACCTGCTGGGAGCGTTAAACATCGCCTTCCTGCCGTTCCTGTTCGTCTTTTTCGCCTCTGAGTTTTTCTCCACCATGGGGACGACGCTGGCGGTGGGCGGCGAGGCGGGTCTGCTGGATGAAGAAGGCAACATGCCGCAGATTAATCGCCCGTTTATGGTCGATTCGATTGCCGCGGCGCTCGGCCCGTGGGTGGGCATCCCGGCGGCGACGGCGCTGATTGAGTCTTCGGCGGCAGCGGAAGCGGGGGGCAAAACCGGCCTCACCGCCCTGTCGGCGGCGGTAATGTTCCTGCTGATGCTGCTGTTCACGCCGGTGGCGTTGATGATCCCGAAAGAAGCCACCGCCCCGGCGCTGATCCTGATTGGCCTCAACATGTTCAGCGGCCTGCGCAAAGTGGATCTTGGCAACTTCACCGACGGGCTGCCGGTGCTGATGATGGTGATGATCACCCTTATCGCCAACAGCTTCGGTACCGGGATTGCCGGCGGGCTGCTGTTTTACATTGTGATCAAGGCCATCGCCGGCAAGTGGCGGGAAATCCCGATTGGCCTGTGGGTGCTGGCCGTCCCGCTGGTGTATTACTTCGCGACCTTAGTCAGGCATTAA